A region of the Pueribacillus theae genome:
TCGTTTTGGCAATCAGAATTTCCTGTTCTTTATTCGGATAGATGCGAAATTTATATGCTTTATTAACTAGCATGACACTCATCCCTTTTCACAGGAACGTTTGTTTCTATTATAGCATACATTCATGTGAAAGTATCTTGATTATTTGAAAAATACTAGTTAGATAATTGAGATAGTTGAGGGCTATCCCTTGTCCGAAGGCGATTGATCTCCACCCTGCTTCGCTGAGGATGGAGTCTTCTCGCCTAAATATGATAAATAAGTAACTTTACTTTTGTTTTTGGCCAAAAGATTAAATACTGACCTCTTACAATACTTCACATATTAATCCAATCAAGATGAATGATTATTTTGGTAAATCTTCATGGCTTCTTTTAAAAATTCCTGCTCCTTTTCCGTAAAAGGATTGGGAAAAGAAAATGTTTCTGAAGACGGTAGCTTTTCTGCAACCAGATCCAAATTCCCTTTCAAAGTTTCATTCATAAGCAGTAACAGTGATTCGATTGTTTCTTGTGATTCTTTAGAAGATGGTATAGCTCCAGTAATCGTTAAATGTTTGATTTCAAATAAAGCTTTCGTCCATTTTTTATCTAAATCGATTTCTTCGGATTTATTTATATTAAATAATTCATCGATTATATCTTTAGAAAAATGCTCTTTGAACCATCTTTCTGTATCTTCTTCAAACATTAACTTTTGAAGCATAGCACAAAATATATCGATATTGATGATTTCCTCACCTTCTATCATTTCAATAAGATGGTTTAAATCAGATAATATATTAATAATTTTATGTTTTTTTGCTTCAAGCAACTGTTTTTGATAGTTTAAAGCTTGCAATATAATCGAACCTTCAACGGTACTTTTTTGAAGCAAGTTTTTAATATCTTTTAAGGAAAGACCGAGACTGGGAAAAAAGTAAAATGGAGATTCATCCCTTCTTTTGCATGATCAGCAAAGTATTTATTTCTATCCTTTGTCACCAAGTATACGAATATAGGTAAAACAAAAGTTAGCAATAACAAGAAAAGGTGCATTAAACTTGCCAGTCCCCTAATTAACAAACTTTCTTTTTTCATAGTAGCGAGCCTCCAATAGCATAAATTATTTTTTTGTTGCCTTTTATTGAGTAAATAAGCTCATCATAAAAGGTGACGCTACTGGAGATTCAAGTATAAAATTTAATCCCAACAATCATTA
Encoded here:
- a CDS encoding helix-turn-helix domain-containing protein, which produces MLVNKAYKFRIYPNKEQEILIAKT
- a CDS encoding DUF4870 domain-containing protein — encoded protein: MKKESLLIRGLASLMHLFLLLLTFVLPIFVYLVTKDRNKYFADHAKEGMNLHFTFFPVSVFP